One Ignavibacteria bacterium genomic region harbors:
- a CDS encoding glycosyl hydrolase translates to MRWREIGPFRGGRSIAVAGHKDYPNTFYFGATGGGIWKSEDGGTTWLNCSDGFLKVGIVGALAIAESDPNVIYAGTGEACIRGNVMPGEGMYKSDDAGKTWKFTGLAEAQTISKIVVHPKDENLVYVAAFGHVFGANKERGVFRSNDGGKNWQKILFKNDSTGAVDIEIDPNNARIIYAALWQAYRNPWSMSSGGGGSSLWKSTNGGDTWEEISSSKGLPKGLKGKIGIAVSQAKRDRVWAIVEADEGGLFRSEDGGKNWTKINDDRRIRQRAWYYSHIYADPKNADVVYILNVQFFKSMDGGKTLQNISVPHGDNHDLWINPNEPRIMVNGNDGGACVTYNGGQSWTELDIATAQIYHVSVDSAFPYNIYGAQQDNSTIRIASRTTSFGIGTRDWYSVGGGESGFVVPNWSNPEVVYAGSYDGYLTKYDHRIDQEQNISPYPENPMGSGAKDWKYRFQWTFPILVSKYDAKVLYVTANKVFKSTNEGMSWEIISPDLTRNDTTKLDASGGPITKDNTSVEYYGTIFAFAESKAQKGILWSGSDDGLIFVSQDDGKNWNNVTPKDLPDWSMISILDASAFENGTAYVAVNRYKLDDFKPYIFKTNDFGKSWKKIVRGIPDNEFVHVVREDQNRKGLLYAGTERGMYVSFDDGEHWQTLQLNLPVVPIHDIAIQAREKDLVVATHGRSFWVLDNLTPLYQLNDDVAKSDVYLYQPRFTYPIGGGGFDRPGSTVGKNPPRGVVCYYYFKNKISEKDTVKLEFLDERDSLIKSFVCKKESESKEGSNDEETAPLDSGMNRFVWDMQYKNATDVPGAIMWGGTTQGPVAIPGKYFVRLKWNAKSWKQEFEIWKDPRVTTTQDEFKEQLDFLLKIRDTVSAAHECVNAIRDIRSQVNDLVKRMEKHKMKDSISSLAKKLNEKMKKIEEEIIQVKIKSGQDALNYPIKLNDKIASLTGVVSAADAKPTKQAYDVYNDLTSRLNEQLHKFKSVIDTDLVEFNRVVKELEIPAVIMKK, encoded by the coding sequence ATGCGGTGGAGAGAAATTGGTCCGTTTCGCGGCGGACGTTCGATTGCTGTTGCAGGTCATAAAGATTATCCGAATACATTTTATTTTGGCGCAACCGGTGGTGGAATTTGGAAAAGCGAAGATGGAGGAACGACGTGGCTCAATTGTTCCGATGGATTTTTGAAAGTCGGAATTGTAGGAGCATTAGCAATTGCAGAAAGTGACCCGAATGTAATTTATGCCGGAACCGGTGAAGCGTGTATTCGTGGAAATGTTATGCCGGGCGAGGGAATGTATAAATCCGATGACGCGGGAAAAACGTGGAAGTTTACCGGACTTGCAGAAGCGCAAACGATTTCAAAAATTGTTGTGCATCCGAAAGATGAAAATTTGGTGTACGTTGCCGCGTTTGGTCATGTGTTTGGTGCGAATAAAGAGCGCGGGGTTTTTCGTTCCAACGATGGAGGAAAAAATTGGCAGAAAATATTATTCAAGAATGATTCTACCGGCGCAGTTGATATTGAAATTGACCCGAACAATGCGAGAATTATTTATGCCGCACTTTGGCAAGCGTACAGAAATCCGTGGAGTATGTCGAGCGGTGGAGGCGGAAGCAGTTTGTGGAAATCTACTAACGGCGGCGATACGTGGGAAGAAATTTCGAGCAGTAAAGGTTTGCCCAAAGGTTTGAAGGGAAAAATAGGCATTGCTGTATCGCAGGCAAAACGTGATAGAGTGTGGGCAATTGTTGAAGCAGATGAAGGCGGTTTGTTTCGTTCGGAAGACGGAGGAAAAAATTGGACGAAAATAAATGACGATAGAAGAATTCGGCAACGCGCGTGGTATTATTCGCACATTTATGCTGACCCGAAAAATGCTGACGTGGTGTACATTCTCAACGTGCAATTTTTCAAATCAATGGATGGAGGAAAAACGCTGCAAAATATTTCTGTTCCGCACGGCGATAATCATGACTTGTGGATTAACCCGAACGAGCCGCGTATAATGGTCAATGGGAATGATGGCGGCGCGTGTGTTACGTACAACGGCGGACAATCGTGGACAGAACTCGATATTGCCACTGCGCAGATTTATCACGTTTCAGTTGATAGCGCATTTCCGTATAATATTTACGGCGCACAGCAGGATAATTCCACAATAAGAATTGCAAGTCGCACAACAAGTTTTGGAATCGGAACACGTGATTGGTATAGTGTTGGCGGCGGTGAAAGCGGTTTTGTTGTTCCGAACTGGAGTAATCCGGAAGTTGTGTATGCGGGAAGTTACGATGGTTACTTAACGAAATACGACCATCGCATTGACCAGGAGCAAAACATTTCTCCGTATCCCGAAAACCCAATGGGGAGCGGAGCGAAAGATTGGAAGTATCGCTTTCAATGGACGTTTCCAATTCTTGTTTCAAAATATGACGCGAAAGTTTTGTATGTAACAGCGAACAAAGTTTTCAAATCCACAAACGAAGGAATGAGTTGGGAAATTATTTCTCCCGATTTAACGCGCAACGACACAACAAAACTCGATGCTTCCGGCGGACCGATTACGAAAGATAACACGAGCGTTGAATATTACGGAACAATTTTTGCGTTTGCAGAATCGAAAGCGCAGAAAGGTATTTTGTGGAGCGGCAGCGATGACGGTTTGATTTTTGTTTCGCAAGATGATGGAAAAAATTGGAACAACGTTACGCCAAAAGATTTACCCGATTGGTCAATGATTAGTATTCTCGATGCATCAGCATTTGAAAATGGAACGGCGTACGTTGCGGTGAATCGTTACAAGTTGGATGATTTCAAACCATACATTTTCAAGACGAATGATTTCGGAAAGAGTTGGAAAAAAATTGTGCGCGGGATTCCCGACAACGAATTTGTCCACGTAGTGCGCGAAGACCAGAATCGCAAAGGTTTGCTCTATGCAGGAACGGAACGCGGAATGTATGTTTCGTTTGATGACGGCGAACATTGGCAAACGCTGCAACTCAATTTGCCCGTTGTGCCGATTCACGATATTGCAATTCAAGCGAGAGAGAAAGATTTGGTTGTTGCAACACACGGACGTTCGTTTTGGGTGTTGGATAATTTGACTCCGTTGTATCAATTGAATGATGACGTTGCGAAATCTGATGTGTATTTGTATCAGCCGCGATTTACGTATCCGATTGGCGGCGGTGGATTTGATAGACCGGGTTCAACTGTTGGAAAAAATCCTCCGCGCGGCGTTGTGTGTTATTATTATTTCAAAAATAAAATTTCAGAAAAAGATACGGTGAAGTTGGAATTTCTTGATGAACGCGATTCGCTCATAAAATCATTTGTGTGTAAAAAAGAAAGTGAAAGCAAAGAAGGAAGCAACGATGAAGAAACCGCGCCGCTTGATTCGGGAATGAATCGTTTCGTGTGGGATATGCAATACAAAAATGCAACCGATGTTCCCGGCGCAATTATGTGGGGCGGAACAACGCAAGGACCAGTGGCGATTCCCGGAAAATATTTTGTGCGACTCAAATGGAATGCGAAAAGTTGGAAACAAGAATTTGAAATTTGGAAAGACCCGCGCGTAACAACAACGCAGGATGAATTTAAAGAGCAGTTGGATTTCTTGCTGAAGATACGCGATACAGTTTCAGCGGCACACGAATGTGTAAATGCGATTCGTGATATTCGCAGTCAAGTGAATGATTTAGTGAAGCGAATGGAAAAACACAAAATGAAAGATTCGATTTCGTCGCTCGCAAAAAAGCTGAACGAGAAAATGAAAAAGATTGAAGAAGAAATTATTCAAGTGAAAATAAAAAGCGGACAAGATGCGTTGAACTATCCGATAAAATTGAACGACAAAATTGCATCGCTCACGGGAGTTGTTTCCGCCGCCGATGCAAAACCGACAAAACAGGCGTACGACGTGTACAACGATTTAACTTCGCGGTTGAATGAGCAACTGCATAAATTCAAATCGGTTATTGATACGGATTTAGTTGAGTTTAATCGCGTTGTGAAAGAGTTGGAAATTCCGGCGGTTATAATGAAGAAGTAA